The genomic interval GTTTTATTTAAATAAAAACAAATTTCAACAAATTTCAACAAACAAAACCATTCAAAATACAACAAACAACAATTAATTGTTGATGGGCAAAAAAAAATAAATTAGAACTCAAATAAAAAGAGTTTTAATTATGGGTAATTCTGGTTTTTGCTTGTGTAACACACAAAATTGCGTATTTGCAGATAATATTAAAATTGGTCAAATGACCTCTCCATTGCAAAATCAACAGCTGTTAATTGGAACTGACTCTACGCCAGTAGCGGCAAAAATAACTGCTAAAGAAGGTCTTAAAGTAGAAATCCAAACGAAAACAGGTCAAGACGCATCTATAGATTTATCAATAGATCCAAAGGCTCTGTCAGATCTAATCCTAGGACAAATACAAGAAGGACTGATTGATGCTATCATAAAAAACATCACTAGTAGTCTAGTACAAGACGTTATTGATATGATAGTATCAGACCCAACTCTACACTTAAAAAATGCCTTCAAAAACTTTCCTATATCGGAAAAAATCCAATGTAATGGTCTGTTCACAAAATCCAATATCGGGACATTAGTTGGAGGTACTGAGATTGGGAAATTCACGATTACACCGGAAAATACTAATAGCACATTCTTAATTTCAGCAGATATCATAGCTTCTAGGATGGAAGGAAATGTCGTCTTAGCATTGGTGAAAGAGGGTGACACTGCTCCTTGCGCTATTAGTTATGGTTATTCATCTGGTATCCCAAATGTTTGCTCTTTAAGAACCTCTGTAAGCAATTCTGGAGCGACTCCTGTTACATTTTCACTAAGAGTTGGTGGTATGGAAAGTGGTGT from Chlamydia felis Fe/C-56 carries:
- the pgp3 gene encoding virulence factor Pgp3, yielding MGNSGFCLCNTQNCVFADNIKIGQMTSPLQNQQLLIGTDSTPVAAKITAKEGLKVEIQTKTGQDASIDLSIDPKALSDLILGQIQEGLIDAIIKNITSSLVQDVIDMIVSDPTLHLKNAFKNFPISEKIQCNGLFTKSNIGTLVGGTEIGKFTITPENTNSTFLISADIIASRMEGNVVLALVKEGDTAPCAISYGYSSGIPNVCSLRTSVSNSGATPVTFSLRVGGMESGVVWVNALANGDSILGTTTVSNISFLEVKQQTNG